Proteins encoded by one window of Anopheles maculipalpis chromosome 2RL, idAnoMacuDA_375_x, whole genome shotgun sequence:
- the LOC126559271 gene encoding myosin regulatory light chain 2, smooth muscle minor isoform — protein sequence MDFLKDLNQPKVYELKKAFCLFDLDGDGVISEQDLKNTFLTLGVDKSEYDIDQMFDGVVQPLNLDVFLLLMLQRANGLAPQDVMVGAFRMWDKANTGFIDKERFIHDITTYGDRFTLTEATEAVADAAITRGPQLNSEGQLLEKLDYMDFAENISGFQRTDHK from the exons ATGGATTTTCTAAAGGATCTTAACCAACCGAAAGTGTACGAACTAAAGAAGGCGTTCTGCCTGTTTGATCTCGATGGAGATGGAGTGATTAGTGAGCAAGACTTGAAAAACACATTCTTAACTCTAGGTGTGGATAAATCGGAGTACGACATTGATCAAATGTTTGACGGA GTAGTGCAACCCCTCAATTTGGATGTTttcttgctgctgatgctgcaaCGTGCCAACGGGCTAGCACCACAAGATGTTATGGTCGGTGCATTCCGAATGTGGGACAAGGCCAACACAGGCTTCATCGACAAGGAACG CTTCATTCACGACATAACTACTTACGGTGATCGATTCACCCTGACCGAAGCCACGGAAGCTGTGGCTGATGCTGCAATCACACGCGGACCACAGCTCAACAGTGAAGGGCAGTTGCTGGAAAAGCTAGACTATATGGACTTCGCGGAAAACATATCGGGGTTCCAGAGGACAGATCACAAGTAA